The genomic region CAAAGTGCGGCCTCGTTTCTCTTTGGTCACGTGGTACTATAGCAGTACTCTGAAACATGAAACAGGCTTCACTTGAACACGCCCCCTGTGCTCGATCCAAGTCTCGGGGGTTTGGTGTCACATCCGGTCACATCCGTCACTACCGGTGTCACAGTCGCGTGCAGTTTTTTGGGATTTTGCAGCTGTTCGTCGTGACTGACGTCGTCATGGTGGATTCCGAACGTAAAGCGTCCTCTTACAAAACCGTGGCTTTGCCTGAGTCCCAGTTGGACATTGCGGGCCTGCCGTACTCGGTGTCCGTCCTCAAAGTTGGGTACTGTGTGTCTCAGGCCGACGGGACGCTCCGAGCCGACGGGACCATTTCTCTTATAACAGGACCGAAGAACATTCTGGTGGACACCGGCGGCCCGTGGGACCGGGACTTTCTGCGAGGGAGACTGAGAGAAAAAGGGCTCGAACCTGAAGACATTAACGTTGTCGTGGGGACTCACGGACACTCGGACCACATCGGGAACCTGAACCTGTTTTCGGCCGCGCTGACGGTCGTTGGATATGACGTCAGTGTTAAAGACACGTACCGCTCCAATAAACTGGCAGAAGGACAAGATTACTGCATCGATGAGCATGTAAgtgtttggtttgttttatttttgttgttattgttgtaatTTTTAAATGGGCTCATTTTTCGCTGCACCTCTGTGGAAACAAAACCATCATAACTACCCGAAGAAACACTGCAAGAAATCATTTGGTGCAAAATAACATGCATGATGAAAGGAAAAAAACTAAATCAAACTTCATGATCGGTGAGACGGCCTTTCAGATTTCACCAAAATGACATCATTTAATGTGTACTGATATCCACACATTATAATGTCACTTTATTTatgaaacgtgttgcaaaattAGAGCTCATTTTAGTGAAGAGAACTCATTTACACAGTGaatattttagttttgttttaatgccatctgcaggaggaagagtgtgtgtgtgtgtgtgtgtgtgtgtgtgtgtgtgtgtgtgtgtgtgtgtgtgtgtgtgcgcgcgcgcgtgcgcACCTGCATGAGGTTTTGAAGTACAGGTGTTGTGCCCGATTCAGCACCCCTGCCGTGAAATGCACCACCTTCGTGGGAACGCGCGTTTGAACCTCGTCgcctttaaactcacatttaacagcacagatacaGTTTGCGCAGACAAAAACGTACACAAATcaatatccggttgttaagcgctgacgtaacgcatcatgtgataaatctgtttccggtttctgtcgagatgaggtgcctcgcgtaactgcatatgtgtgcactgaaaaaaattacttgacaaagttcgcttattttgatgggcaagtaagtGTATAAATTGTTCGTCCGaacatagtaatgtataaaatctactcactataaaacgataagtattttttaacctggagttagcttattttcacaggcaaaatatacatttatgctcctaacgtaaaatacagaaaatgttttacttactaggctgtaaatacactgaatacaataaataaattaaaaaaaacctgacgaaaaaacaaaatgcgcatgcgcagttgcacgtcaaACGAGTTACATCatcccatgtgcagttgcgcgagcacctcatctcgacgggtgacgtcttcaagtccggggtagagcgatgcatgcgcagtagcgcgaggcacctcatctcgacattcacctcatctcaacaggacacctggtccaaagacctccaagtttataattaaagttacgtctgtttgatccttttaaggatctatagtttaagtttagtttatgtttacattgtgcgcaaacctccgtccctccgatctccgcctccgttaaccgcattcgtctggttctatggtcagaacacttaataaaacttttttcttttactttacatattttattatacacaggtaaaatatacatgtctgtttcttaataaaaaatatttattacaataaacaggacgttaaagtgcaaacttcactttctccccgaacgacattaacaggaagcgatcgcagctcgcagcaactcccattgaaaataaaggAGAAACAACTTGAGCGTCTGACatctttacataaaacaaacgcagtaacaacgtctaaaaaaacagttaatatatatccagaagagttttaggcacaatatacaaagagttttatgatgcgatgttaatgctgttgtccgtgtgcagcggtgtaagtgcagcctcaTCAGATCGCCTCAGTGCAGTTctgtgttaatgacagcgcgccttttttgtttggagccggaagttgaaaatcacatgatgcgttacgtcacacttaacaatcgGATGATCCTTATTCTATGTCACGTTGTCTCCAGATATGTGGGAGTGAacagaatatgttcatatttacgAGCACTAATTGGCTGCTTTTGTTTAGTCAGAA from Thalassophryne amazonica chromosome 23, fThaAma1.1, whole genome shotgun sequence harbors:
- the mblac1 gene encoding metallo-beta-lactamase domain-containing protein 1, whose translation is MKQASLEHAPCARSKSRGFGVTSGHIRHYRCHSRVQFFGILQLFVVTDVVMVDSERKASSYKTVALPESQLDIAGLPYSVSVLKVGYCVSQADGTLRADGTISLITGPKNILVDTGGPWDRDFLRGRLREKGLEPEDINVVVGTHGHSDHIGNLNLFSAALTVVGYDVSVKDTYRSNKLAEGQDYCIDEHVSVVPTPGHTGQDVSVRVKGTSMGTVLLAGDLFESCSDDDTWRDLSMNPAIQAINRLQALCTANVIIPGHGLPFEVLRD